The Sporosarcina sp. Te-1 DNA window ATCATGGACTGTCCCTTATACATTTTAACTGTCGACCCGCTCCCGCTCGATGATTTCGATGCAGAGAAATCACAATACATCGATAGATGGCGACAGCTTGCCGAGGAATTGGAAGTGGAGGACTTCATTATTCGTGACAGCGAAAGACGTCCTACCGCCAAAGTGATTAAAGAAATTGCACACAAACATAACATTACGCAAATCATCATTGGGCAAACCGCCCAGAGCAGATGGGAAGAGATCACAAAAGGCTCTTTTATGAATGTGCTTTTACGTGAAATCACGTTCGTTGATTTCCATGTCGTTTCCGTTGCGCGTTATATTAAAGATGAAAGCGAAGGGCTGTTCGAAAAGGGCGTTCGTGCATATCTTGTAGAAGATGGCGCTGGGTACCGGATCATGTTTACCCTTTCAAAGGAAGCGAGATTTGAAGGGATATTCTTCAAAGAGATCGGCACCGACTTCAACAACGGGATTTTCAAATTCATGCACAACAACAAAATGTGTCAAGTGCCCATTGTGGACGACATTGTGACGGATCCATCGATGATCAGCTGCAAAATACAATTATGAACGCAAACACATGAAATGGCGGACGGCCCCTGATGGGTCATCCGCCATTTACCATGTTCACTCATTCTTCTCCTACAATCTTTACTTCCATCTCCAGATCCACGTCAAATCGGGCCTTTACTTCCCTTTTGACCATCTCAATTGTGTTGATGTAGTCGGTTGCCGTCGCATTGTTTTTATTCACAATGAAACCGGCATGTTTGGTCGATACTTCCGCACCGCCAAACCCCTTTCCCTGCAAGCCGCTGTCCTGTATCAACTTACCGGCAAAATAGCCGGGAGGGCGTTTAAAGACACTGCCTGCCGAAGGATACTCGAGCGGCTGTTTGGATTCCCGCTGGTACGTCAAATCTGTCATTTTAGCATCGATTGCTTCCTTGTCACCGGCTGCCAGTTCAAAGTCGGCTGAAAGGACATAGTAGCCTTTGTCTGAAATGATGCTGTGCCGATAGCCAAGATCCAATTCCTCTTTTGACAAGACAAAGATCCGGCCTGTTTGATCCATAACAGTTGCCTGAACGATAATATCTTTAATTTCTCCGCCATAGGCACCGGCATTCATTGCCATGGCGCCACCGACGGACCCTGGAATTCCGCATGCAAATTCCAGACCGGTCAATTCAGCTTCCGCCGCTTTTCTGGAAACATCAATAATATGCGCCCCCGCTTCCGCGTGCACTGATATCCCTGCAATTCGTATGGCATCCAACTTGGCCATATGAAGGACAATCCCTCTAACCCCGCCATCACGGACAACCATATTGGAACCATTCCCCAATAACAATATCGGTATATTGTTTCGGTTGGCATAGGTAACGGCAGATTCCATTTCCTCGA harbors:
- a CDS encoding universal stress protein — encoded protein: MGKVKGRMDESILVCVYYGPNGERLIRRGHKMASIMDCPLYILTVDPLPLDDFDAEKSQYIDRWRQLAEELEVEDFIIRDSERRPTAKVIKEIAHKHNITQIIIGQTAQSRWEEITKGSFMNVLLREITFVDFHVVSVARYIKDESEGLFEKGVRAYLVEDGAGYRIMFTLSKEARFEGIFFKEIGTDFNNGIFKFMHNNKMCQVPIVDDIVTDPSMISCKIQL
- the murB gene encoding UDP-N-acetylmuramate dehydrogenase encodes the protein MAKHQWFDELKLEITQGIVLMDEPLCKYTKTKLGGAADLLVIPGTIEEMESAVTYANRNNIPILLLGNGSNMVVRDGGVRGIVLHMAKLDAIRIAGISVHAEAGAHIIDVSRKAAEAELTGLEFACGIPGSVGGAMAMNAGAYGGEIKDIIVQATVMDQTGRIFVLSKEELDLGYRHSIISDKGYYVLSADFELAAGDKEAIDAKMTDLTYQRESKQPLEYPSAGSVFKRPPGYFAGKLIQDSGLQGKGFGGAEVSTKHAGFIVNKNNATATDYINTIEMVKREVKARFDVDLEMEVKIVGEE